The following proteins come from a genomic window of Achromobacter deleyi:
- the cheA gene encoding chemotaxis protein CheA: MSSGLDLSQFYETFFDEADELLAQMEQLLLELDVGAPDIEQLNAIFRAAHSIKGGAATFGCFNQLAGTTHLLENLLDAIRRGEMALRTDMIDIFLETKDVLKSQLDAYRASEEPDEAVFERICAVLRQLALEHKDPAAAAAPAAAPAPAPVAPPPVQAAPEPAPVAEAAPAADAAGLPLRVRITKVSDKDAESLLEEMGNLGQVKASERANGVLTVWVDSTCTPDDIEAVCCFIVDADQLNIAREAPPAAVAEATPAPAVAAAPAAAAEAASAPAAASAVAESAAAAEAISQAARTSRAAAPAHADKESTSIRVGVEKVDQVINLVGELVITQAMLAQTASTLDPVLHDRLLNGMEQLERNARDLQEAVMSIRMMPMDYVFSRFPRLVRDIAGKMGKQIELQTYGRATELDKSLIERIIDPLTHLVRNSLDHGIETPEKRVAAGKDPVGQLVLSAQHNGGNIVIEVSDDGAGLNREKILKKAMAQGLPVNENSPDDEIWQLIFAPGFSTAEKVTDISGRGVGMDVVRRNIQDMGGHVQLSCEPGNGTTTRIVLPLTLAILDGMSVRVGEETFILPLNHVTESLQPTNDQIYSVAGNERVMHVRGEYLPLVEMHRVFSVGEAQTDPTQAIAVIMQAEDRRFALLVDHLIGQHQVVVKNLESNYRKVPGISAATILGDGSVALIVDVFALARANRERWSQPEAILN, from the coding sequence ATGAGTTCTGGTTTGGACCTCAGTCAGTTTTACGAGACCTTTTTCGACGAGGCGGACGAGCTGCTCGCGCAAATGGAGCAGTTGCTGCTCGAGCTCGACGTCGGCGCGCCCGACATCGAGCAGCTCAATGCCATTTTCCGCGCGGCCCACTCGATCAAGGGCGGCGCGGCCACGTTCGGCTGTTTCAACCAGCTGGCGGGCACCACCCACCTGCTTGAAAACCTTCTGGACGCGATCCGTCGCGGCGAAATGGCGCTGCGTACGGACATGATTGATATTTTCTTGGAAACGAAAGACGTGCTCAAAAGCCAACTGGATGCCTACCGGGCCTCCGAAGAGCCCGATGAAGCCGTGTTTGAGCGCATCTGCGCGGTGTTGAGGCAGCTCGCCCTGGAGCACAAGGATCCCGCGGCCGCCGCGGCCCCGGCCGCTGCGCCCGCCCCCGCGCCGGTCGCTCCGCCGCCGGTGCAGGCCGCGCCCGAGCCCGCGCCCGTGGCCGAAGCGGCGCCCGCCGCCGATGCCGCCGGCCTGCCGCTGCGCGTGCGCATCACCAAGGTGTCGGACAAGGACGCCGAGTCGCTGCTCGAAGAAATGGGCAACCTCGGCCAGGTCAAGGCCAGCGAGCGCGCCAACGGCGTGCTGACCGTCTGGGTCGATAGCACCTGCACCCCGGACGACATCGAGGCCGTCTGCTGCTTCATCGTCGACGCCGACCAGCTGAACATCGCCCGCGAAGCGCCGCCGGCCGCCGTGGCTGAAGCCACGCCCGCGCCCGCCGTGGCCGCGGCGCCCGCCGCAGCCGCCGAAGCCGCGTCGGCGCCCGCCGCCGCGTCCGCGGTGGCCGAGTCCGCCGCCGCCGCCGAAGCCATCTCGCAGGCCGCGCGCACCAGCCGCGCCGCCGCGCCGGCCCACGCCGACAAGGAATCCACCTCGATCCGCGTCGGCGTCGAAAAGGTCGACCAGGTCATCAACCTGGTGGGCGAACTGGTCATCACCCAGGCCATGCTGGCGCAGACCGCGTCGACGCTGGACCCGGTGCTGCACGACCGCCTGCTCAACGGCATGGAGCAGCTCGAACGCAATGCGCGCGACCTGCAGGAAGCCGTCATGTCGATCCGCATGATGCCGATGGATTACGTCTTCAGCCGCTTCCCGCGCCTGGTGCGCGACATCGCCGGCAAGATGGGCAAGCAGATCGAACTGCAGACCTACGGCCGCGCCACGGAACTCGACAAGAGCCTGATCGAACGCATCATCGACCCGCTGACGCACCTGGTGCGCAACAGCCTGGACCACGGCATCGAGACGCCCGAGAAGCGCGTCGCCGCCGGCAAGGATCCGGTCGGCCAGCTGGTGCTGTCGGCCCAGCACAACGGCGGCAACATCGTGATCGAGGTCAGCGACGACGGTGCCGGCCTGAACCGCGAGAAGATCCTCAAGAAGGCCATGGCCCAGGGCCTGCCGGTCAACGAGAACTCGCCGGACGACGAAATCTGGCAGCTGATCTTCGCGCCGGGCTTTTCCACGGCGGAAAAGGTCACCGACATCTCCGGCCGCGGCGTCGGCATGGACGTGGTGCGCCGGAACATCCAGGACATGGGCGGCCACGTGCAGCTGTCGTGCGAGCCGGGCAACGGCACCACCACGCGCATCGTGCTGCCGCTGACGCTGGCGATCCTGGACGGCATGTCGGTGCGGGTGGGCGAGGAAACCTTCATCCTGCCGCTGAACCACGTGACCGAATCGCTGCAGCCGACCAACGATCAGATCTACTCCGTGGCCGGTAACGAGCGCGTCATGCACGTGCGTGGCGAATACCTGCCGCTGGTCGAAATGCACCGCGTGTTCTCGGTTGGCGAGGCCCAGACCGACCCGACCCAGGCCATCGCCGTCATCATGCAGGCCGAAGACCGCCGTTTCGCGTTGCTGGTGGATCACCTGATCGGCCAGCACCAGGTGGTGGTCAAGAACCTCGAGTCGAATTACCGCAAGGTCCCCGGCATTTCCGCCGCCACCATCCTGGGCGATGGCAGCGTGGCGCTGATCGTCGACGTATTTGCGCTTGCGCGCGCCAACCGTGAGCGTTGGTCGCAGCCCGAAGCCATTCTGAATTGA